Proteins co-encoded in one Candidatus Thiodictyon syntrophicum genomic window:
- a CDS encoding Uma2 family endonuclease gives MSQTAEALTRSYLEGREPDSDEPEMDSSLHWDQLALLVSTLEWHWRGRDDFFIGANLSVYFRRDQSARRELRGPDFFVVRDVERRPRRSWTVWLEGGRYPDLIIELLSDETARTDRTLKKTLYETVFRTPEYFWFSPETAELSGFSLADRQYRPIAPDVRGHLKRHVLGLALGVLDGLLRFYDDVGTLVPTLPEAVLQERALFEQEQACADRLAARLRALGVDPDQ, from the coding sequence GTGTCCCAGACCGCCGAGGCATTGACCCGGTCCTACCTCGAGGGCCGGGAACCCGACAGCGATGAGCCGGAGATGGATAGCTCTCTGCACTGGGACCAACTGGCCCTGCTGGTCAGCACCCTGGAGTGGCACTGGCGCGGTCGGGACGACTTTTTCATCGGCGCCAACCTGAGCGTCTATTTCCGCCGTGACCAGTCCGCTCGTCGCGAGTTGCGCGGCCCGGACTTCTTCGTCGTGCGCGACGTGGAGCGGCGTCCGCGCCGTTCCTGGACCGTCTGGCTGGAGGGCGGGCGCTACCCGGACCTCATCATCGAACTGCTCTCCGACGAGACGGCCCGCACCGACCGGACCTTGAAGAAGACCCTCTACGAGACGGTCTTTCGGACCCCGGAATATTTCTGGTTCTCCCCTGAAACCGCTGAGTTGAGCGGTTTCAGCCTGGCCGACCGCCAGTATCGGCCGATCGCGCCGGATGTCCGGGGCCACCTCAAGAGGCACGTTCTGGGGTTGGCACTGGGGGTGCTGGATGGATTGCTGCGCTTCTACGATGACGTCGGCACCCTGGTTCCGACACTCCCGGAGGCGGTGCTCCAGGAGCGGGCGCTGTTCGAGCAGGAGCAGGCATGTGCCGACCGGCTTGCGGCGCGGCTGCGGGCCTTAGGTGTAGACCCGGATCAGTGA
- a CDS encoding HsdM family class I SAM-dependent methyltransferase: MSLELACKYLGWPEPGLVINPSGEGLRALNTLARKKIGDRLAQDFPETRGCRIAILANDFNAPGTPVPLAIVCVFARAVPQRALAALHRLAWNFSHAPTLVVAEAQRLRVFTCCKPPPSGNQLLEEWENLPSEIPDEAVDFGTALQGTAAKALHWVNLASGILSVRYPQLFDRNQCADRMLLENLKVVRDRLHSGSAERSALALDIIHDLLARLIFVQFLFQRMDSHGQAALNREFMVGLHEQGHLRCRHEDLESVLRDHADTYALFRYLDQRFNGDLFPGKDKPAMQRRDLWADEMAVVQQTHLDLMAEFIAGRMRVSSGQYALWPLYSFDTIPLEFVSSIYEAFVTKQKGTVYTPVQLVDFLLDGVLPWTGDEWNLTILDPACGSGVFLVRAFQRLVYRWRTANPGSEPTGRFLSRFLEQNFYGVDIDPAAIRVASFSLYLALCDEIDPRRYWTEIRLPCLRDQRLISGDFFDDRLPGLNTSLDAGRYDLVIGNPPWGKRTVAPKDAHNQLRAPRRWAKEHGWPLSYHDIGSLFIAKAGQLTKAEGCFSLIQPAGALLWNRSGPASQIRRRLLETFAVREIVNLSAVRFGLFIKALGPCAIITGFPTLPRQDATISYVVVKPVNELGDEYGFEVGPYDSHEVPLHEATNDPLVWITLTWGDQRDRVLLRKLTNFGNPHDLVERGGLRKRRGLIRGRGGRQKEQPILNRPILESKKIPSSRLLTLDSATLPTNIDPYTASSDSTDWRAFEQPQALVKMGWTKETGRFRGVRVRGEAALCNDSYISLGGSDADPNLVDSAVLSFNSKFATAFLLLTSGRFANYRPAPSMDDLMQVPCPAPRPGLLEGLDTLDQVDQRTYEAFGFCNSERALIEDLFHYTIPFFKGNGTAVPRLPTRRGEQSELVVYAQWLIDVMHASFGTRRECSATIFNDVGEQLPVRLVALHLEAISGEMEGVRMRSLDDAELVGTLLGLQTLLTQQEAGSGFVYRRILRVYDKIEWAGRSVPTVFIAKPDEARFWTRTMAMRDADSIVADILSAGFAGVSS; the protein is encoded by the coding sequence ATGAGTCTGGAACTCGCGTGCAAGTACCTTGGCTGGCCCGAGCCTGGGCTGGTGATCAACCCGTCCGGCGAGGGGTTGCGGGCGCTCAACACCCTCGCGCGCAAGAAGATCGGCGATCGGCTCGCCCAGGATTTCCCCGAGACGCGAGGCTGCCGGATCGCGATTCTGGCCAACGACTTCAATGCCCCAGGTACCCCGGTACCCCTGGCAATCGTTTGCGTATTCGCGCGCGCCGTTCCTCAACGCGCCCTTGCTGCCTTGCATCGGCTCGCCTGGAACTTCAGTCACGCTCCGACCCTGGTGGTCGCCGAGGCCCAGCGACTTCGCGTCTTCACCTGCTGCAAGCCGCCCCCGTCAGGCAACCAGCTGTTGGAGGAATGGGAGAATCTCCCCTCCGAGATTCCAGACGAAGCAGTTGACTTCGGCACAGCGCTTCAGGGCACTGCCGCGAAGGCGCTGCATTGGGTCAATTTGGCCAGTGGCATCCTCAGTGTCCGGTACCCGCAGCTTTTCGACCGTAATCAATGTGCGGATCGGATGCTGCTGGAGAATCTGAAGGTCGTACGTGACAGACTGCACAGCGGTTCCGCCGAGCGATCGGCCCTTGCGTTGGATATCATCCACGACCTGCTGGCCCGACTGATCTTCGTGCAGTTTCTTTTCCAACGCATGGACTCCCACGGCCAGGCGGCTTTGAACCGCGAGTTTATGGTCGGACTTCATGAACAGGGCCACCTGCGGTGTCGGCACGAAGACCTCGAATCGGTTCTCCGCGACCACGCCGATACCTACGCACTTTTCCGCTATCTCGATCAGCGTTTCAACGGCGATCTTTTCCCCGGCAAGGACAAACCGGCGATGCAGCGGCGCGACCTGTGGGCCGACGAGATGGCCGTGGTTCAACAGACGCATCTGGACCTGATGGCCGAGTTCATTGCCGGACGCATGCGAGTCAGCAGCGGTCAGTATGCCCTTTGGCCCCTGTATTCCTTCGATACGATCCCATTGGAGTTCGTCAGCAGTATCTACGAGGCATTCGTCACAAAGCAGAAAGGGACCGTCTATACCCCAGTTCAGTTAGTAGACTTTTTACTTGATGGTGTATTGCCATGGACGGGAGACGAGTGGAATCTCACCATCCTGGACCCCGCCTGCGGTTCCGGAGTTTTTCTGGTGCGCGCCTTTCAGCGCCTGGTTTACCGCTGGCGCACGGCCAATCCCGGGTCCGAACCCACCGGTCGGTTCCTCTCGCGGTTCTTGGAACAGAATTTCTACGGGGTCGATATTGACCCCGCGGCGATCCGTGTTGCCTCCTTTAGTCTCTACCTCGCGCTGTGCGACGAGATCGATCCGCGCCGTTATTGGACCGAGATCCGCCTTCCCTGCCTTCGCGATCAGCGCCTTATCAGTGGGGATTTCTTCGACGACCGCTTACCCGGACTGAATACGTCCTTGGATGCCGGGCGTTATGACCTCGTGATCGGCAATCCGCCATGGGGGAAAAGGACCGTGGCGCCGAAAGATGCTCATAATCAATTGCGGGCTCCGCGGCGATGGGCGAAGGAGCATGGCTGGCCGCTGAGTTATCACGACATCGGTTCATTGTTTATAGCAAAGGCGGGCCAGCTGACCAAAGCAGAGGGCTGCTTCTCACTCATCCAGCCTGCCGGTGCCCTCCTTTGGAATCGATCCGGACCGGCAAGTCAGATTCGCCGACGCTTACTTGAAACGTTCGCGGTTCGGGAGATTGTCAACCTCTCTGCCGTGCGTTTTGGACTTTTTATCAAGGCGCTTGGTCCATGCGCGATTATTACCGGTTTTCCCACCCTGCCCCGGCAGGATGCAACGATCAGCTATGTCGTGGTCAAGCCGGTCAATGAACTGGGCGACGAATATGGGTTTGAGGTTGGACCTTATGATTCGCACGAGGTCCCACTGCATGAGGCGACCAACGATCCGCTCGTCTGGATTACCTTGACCTGGGGCGACCAAAGAGATCGCGTTCTCCTTAGAAAGTTGACGAATTTCGGAAATCCTCATGACCTGGTCGAGAGAGGTGGGCTGCGCAAGCGGCGGGGTCTGATTCGAGGTCGAGGCGGGCGCCAGAAGGAACAGCCAATATTGAATCGCCCAATCCTAGAAAGCAAGAAAATACCGTCCTCTCGGCTTCTGACGCTCGATTCGGCGACTCTACCTACGAATATCGATCCCTATACCGCCTCGTCCGATTCTACAGACTGGCGTGCCTTCGAGCAACCGCAGGCACTGGTGAAGATGGGATGGACTAAAGAGACAGGTCGATTTCGTGGCGTGCGCGTACGCGGAGAGGCCGCGCTCTGCAACGACAGCTACATCTCGCTTGGTGGGAGCGATGCCGATCCTAATCTCGTTGACTCCGCGGTTCTGAGCTTCAACAGCAAGTTCGCGACCGCCTTCCTATTGCTGACCAGTGGCCGCTTTGCCAACTATCGGCCCGCGCCGAGCATGGATGACCTGATGCAGGTCCCTTGTCCGGCTCCGCGCCCCGGCCTTCTTGAAGGTTTGGACACGCTCGATCAGGTCGATCAGCGCACCTATGAGGCCTTCGGGTTCTGCAACAGCGAGCGGGCGCTGATTGAGGATCTGTTTCATTACACTATCCCGTTCTTCAAGGGCAATGGAACCGCAGTGCCAAGGTTACCGACCCGTCGTGGCGAACAATCGGAACTGGTAGTTTACGCGCAGTGGTTGATCGATGTGATGCATGCTAGCTTCGGTACGCGCCGAGAGTGTTCGGCGACCATCTTCAATGATGTCGGCGAACAGTTGCCTGTGCGTCTGGTCGCATTGCACCTTGAAGCGATCTCGGGGGAGATGGAGGGCGTGCGGATGCGGTCTCTCGACGACGCTGAACTGGTTGGGACACTGCTCGGA